The following coding sequences lie in one Aspergillus puulaauensis MK2 DNA, chromosome 3, nearly complete sequence genomic window:
- a CDS encoding putative C6 transcription factor (War1) (COG:K;~EggNog:ENOG410PG60;~InterPro:IPR036864,IPR001138;~PFAM:PF00172;~go_function: GO:0000981 - DNA-binding transcription factor activity, RNA polymerase II-specific [Evidence IEA];~go_function: GO:0008270 - zinc ion binding [Evidence IEA];~go_process: GO:0006355 - regulation of transcription, DNA-templated [Evidence IEA]) → MEIDPRLHSRGESSSESAESDTEYPEPPSQSASSRPHLPASILNPYTQSGQSAYPGEASSDFHAFRGSTHNDIDPNDPNADPKRQRACESCRQLKVRCEPDLVNPDEPCKRCAKAGRSCVVTVPNRKRQKKTDSRVSELERKIDVLTATLHASQKVDALLPSNSSNQSSSLRDEPVGRRWLVPGQSNSNRSIPSRPGPSGNKRHYSGELKDSRDTAPLSTPSQTSNPSPVAGSTEAAGRQWPAPWSTPKPATREVSNDPDIVERGLVSPGVASDSYTRYVDSMCHHIPMVVFPPGTPMNEVRKHRPVLFHAIVAISVGPFEPSAQNTLLLELYRTIGDRVIVKGEKSLDIVQALLVACAFYTPPENFEEIKFYQLAQLAVAVGMDIGMYRKAPAKGKPFNFIRDFVKNAPVTDPDSPEIRRAWLGCYFISVQTSSALRRPILVRWLPYMDECIEVLENSPDALPSDKKIIQWTKLARIIEEISSRFFADDLGGPSFSESKFQFTLKAFEKQLEHWKDEVFKTNDSAIMTQAQAIVNIYLHENAMILDNLSEENKTADIDISNPAAATRISALSSTLASIHQAIDTICSIPPRDLISVPTVALARTAFAIVALIKLYSIVTAPDSYVGQVIEPQALKVEIYLDKVIAHYTAAGSLAGGVTPGKFSTVMSMLREWFKSRKDQHGDLKHALQVPPGNAPASGTDRNRNTTSQENTPQGNTPLHLLSEVASGEKSQSPSQQQQYQQTYAQSRPGYPLSQPSPDTMAQAPALPPCLSPSQLPSQLHTNTTAAPDSWGQFYPAQTPFDPTTTASPGQQPVASGYPDFSVSGSNTSMMPPSASMGMFAPELGVGLDEQFWSTMGHITGDMMFFPPQGSWPF, encoded by the exons ATGGAGATTGATCCGCGATTGCATTCAAGAGGGGAGAGCAGCTCGGAGAGTGCCGAGTCCG ACACGGAATACCCCGAGCCTCCGTCCCAGTCGGCATCATCACGTCCGCACCTCCCCGCGTccatcctgaacccataCACCCAGTCTGGACAATCGGCATACCCCGGGGAAGCGTCTTCGGACTTCCATGCCTTCCGTGGATCCACGCATAATGACATCGATCCCAACGATCCGAATGCCGACCCGAAAAGACAGCGGGCGTGTGAATCATGTCGCCAGCTGAAGGTCCGCTGCGAACCGGACCTTGTCAACCCGGACGAACCGTGTAAACGGTGCGCAAAGGCTGGCAGATCGTGTGTAGTCACGGTGCCGAATCGAAAGcgacagaagaagacggaTAGTCGGGTTTCGGAACTAGAGCGCAAGATCGACGTCTTAACGGCGACCCTGCATGCGTCGCAGAAAGTTGATGCGCTCCTACCGTCAAACAGCAGTAACCAGTCGTCATCATTGAGGGACGAACCCGTAGGCCGGCGATGGTTGGTTCCAGGGCAGAGTAACTCGAACCGCTCTATACCATCGAGACCAGGTCCATCAGGAAATAAGCGGCATTATAGCGGGGAACTTAAAGACTCGCGGGATACGGCCCCGCTCTCAACACCGTCGCAGACTAGCAATCCCAGCCCAGTTGCGGGGAGTACTGAGGCCGCGGGACGACAGTGGCCTGCGCCATGGTCTACTCCGAAACCTGCCACCAGGGAAGTCTCGAACGACCCTGATATCGTTGAGAGAGGGTTGGTTAGTCCGGGTGTCGCCTCAGATTCGTACACGCGCTATGTCGATTCGATGTGCCATCATATACCTATGGTGGTGTTCCCACCTGGCACGCCAATGAACGAAGTCCGGAAACACAGGCCGGTGTTGTTTCACGCCATAGTTGCCATTTCGGTTGGGCCGTTTGAGCCCAGTGCACAGAACACGCTTCTCTTGGAGCTGTACAGGACGATAGGGGACCGGGTTATTGTTAAGGGTGAGAAGTCACTTGATATTGTGCAGGCGCTCCTTGTAGCGTGTGCGTTTTACACGCCGCCGGAGAATTTTGAAGAAATCAAATTCTATCAATTGGCGCAGTTGGCTGTGGCCGTGGGGATGGACATAGGGATGTATCGGAAAGCACCAGCCAAGGGAAAGCCATTCAACTTCATTCGTGATTTTGTGAAGAATGCACCGGTTACAGATCCTGACTCGCCAGAGATAAGGCGGGCTTGGCTTGGGTGTTACTTTATATCTGTTCA GACGTCGAGCGCTTTGAGGAGACCGATTCTCGTTCGATGGCTTCCGTATATGGACGAGTGCATTGAGGTCTTGGAGAACTCTCCTGATGCGTTACCTTCGGATAAAAAGATAATTCAATGGACTAAATTGGCACGAATCATCGAGGAAATCAGTTCGCGGTTTTTCGCTGATGACCTGGGGGGTCCCTCATTTTCCGAATCCAAGTTCCAATTCACCCTAAAAGCGTTCGAGAAGCAGCTAGAGcactggaaagacgaggtTTTCAAGACCAATGACTCCG CTATAATGACCCAGGCGCAAGCCATCGTCAACATTTATCTTCACGAAAATGCCATGATTCTGGACAACTTGAGCGAGGAGAACAAGACGGCCGACATCGATATCTCCAaccccgcagcagcaacccgCATAAGCGCGTTGAGCTCGACTCTAGCATCTATCCATCAGGCGATTGATACAATTTGCTCTATCCCCCCGAGAGACTTAATCAGTGTACCTACTGTCGCTCTCGCGCGAACGGCTTTTGCAATTGTCGCTTTGATCAAACTCTACTCGATTGTGACGGCACCTGACTCGTATGTTGGACAAGTGATTGAGCCTCAAGCTTTGAAGGTGGAAATTTACCTGGATAAGGTGATCGCCCACTATACTGCTGCAGGGTCTCTCGCTGGGGGTGTTACTCCTGGCAAGTTCTCAACCGTCATGTCAATGCTGCGCGAGTGGTTCAAATCACGCAAAGACCAGCATGGAGACTTGAAGCACGCTCTTCAAGTCCCACCGGGAAATGCTCCAGCGTCTGGAACGGACAGGAATAGG AACACTACCTCTCAAGAAAATACCCCTCAAGGGAACAcgcccctccacctcctcagcGAAGTCGCCTCCGGGGAGAAATCCCAATCCCCGAGTCAACAACAGCAATACCAGCAAACCTACGCACAATCTAGGCCTGGCTACCCGCTCTCCCAACCATCCCCAGACACAATGGCGCAAGCGCCCGCTCTCCCACCATGCTTAAGCCCGTCACAACTGCCCTCTCAACTCCATACAAACACCACAGCTGCTCCCGACTCCTGGGGCCAATTCTACCCAGCCCAAACGCCCTTCGACCCAACCACAACTGCAAGCCCCGGCCAACAACCTGTAGCCTCAGGCTACCCCgacttctccgtctccggAAGCAACACGTCAATGATGCCGCCCTCTGCCTCGATGGGCATGTTTGCGCCTGAGCTAGGTGTTGGTCTTGACGAGCAGTTTTGGAGTACCATGGGCCATATCACGGGGGATATGATGTTTTTCCCGCCGCAAGGTAGTTGGCCTTTTTAA